CGTACGCGCTCGACGCGCGCCTTACCCAGCGCGCTGCGCACGCGATACGCTGAAGGCGTGGAAGACCCCACTCACCGCCTCGCCGGCCGCCTGCTCGCGCGCCTCGCCCGGCTCTCGCCCGCCGAGCGTGCGGAGCTCACGGCCCTCGTGGAGGCCGAGCAGGAAGAGGCGCTGGGCGCTCCGGCGCAGGCAGGGAGCGACCCTTCAGCGCCCGACCGCGCCCGCTGATGTTCCCCTCCGAAGGCGAGGTGCTCGAGGCCTACGCGGCCGTCTCCACGGCGCTTGGGCTCCCGGCGCGCGTGTCGGCCGCGGGCGTGCGCGTGGCGCTCGCCGGCGCCGAGCAGCTCGCCGAGGACGTGTACGAGGGGCCCGCGGCCGTGCTCTTCGCGTTCGCGCGGGTGCCCCGGGCGTTCGCGGCGCCGCGCACGATGACCGTGCTGCTCACGCTCGCGCAGGCGGACGCGTCCGGGCAACACCTCGCCGCCACACCGCGGGAGCTTGCGGCCTGGGCCGACGGCGCGGCCCGGGGGGGGCTCACCTACGAGGAGGTGCGGGCCCACCTCGCCGAGCGCCTCTTCCCGTTCGGAGGCTGAGCCGAAAGAGTTTGCTGCGCATCGCAAAAAGTTCATGACTTCAGAGAGCTTTGTACGGGGAATTCCCGCGAGTTTACTGGGCGCAGAGCTTGCATGCGCCTCGCATGGCCCAACGTCGCTGGCGCTCCCTGTCGATCGGACTGGCCCTCGCCGTGGGAGGGATCGTCGCCGCGTGCGGCGATGCGTCGCTGCCCGCGGGGGTGGGCCCCGGAGGCGCGGCCGGACCCGCGTGTGCCGTGCCCGCCGAGGGCTGCGGGTGCTCCCCCGGCGCCGTGACCGAGTGCGGGGTCGAGGTCAGGGGCGACGAGAACTTCATTTGGTGCGAGAAGGGCACCCGCACTTGCAGCGCGGGCAAGTGGGGGGCGTGTGTTGGCTCGGGGCAGGTCTCGGTGAAGTCCCGGCCGGCCTCCCTCGCCTCAGCGCCCGCGGCACCGGGTGGTATGCGTCTCGCCAACCTGGGGAGCCAGGTCACCTGCGGGTCCCTCGGGCTCAACCCCTGCGATCCGTACTGTCAGGTCACGAGCGACACGCCGGGCGGCTTCAACCCCGGCCCGGGGTTCGGCTCGTCGGGCGGTGGCATCGTGGTGCTCGCGACGTGCGGTAGCGGCACGTTGAGTGGCGGCGAGGAGTGCGACGACGGCAACAGCGCGGACGGCGACGGCTGCTCGAGCCTGTGCATCGTCGAGGCGGGCTTCCAGTGCCCCACGCCCGGAGCGCCCTGCGTGGCGAGCACCTGCGGCAACGGGGTGAAGGAGGGCGCGGAGCGGTGTGACGACGGCAACACGATCCCGTACGACGGGTGCTCGCCCACGTGCCAGCGCGAGGCCAGCTGCCCCGGGGGTGGCGAGTGCGTCGCCGTGTGCGGCGACGGGCTCAAGTTCCCTACGGAGGCGTGCGACGACGGCAACACGACCGACGGCGACGGCTGCTCCGCCACCTGCGCGGTCGAGGCGGGCGCCACGTGCGTGACCCTCAACTCGGGATTGCCGCCCACCATCGACGTGCCGATCATTTATCGAGACTTCACGCCGGCGACGAACCCCGACTTCGAAGGAGGCTACGGGGGCGCGCAGACCGGGATCGTGCAGCCGCAGCTCGCGCCCGACGGGACTCCCCAGTTTCTCGCCACGAAGGGGGTCATCACGAACGCCGCGTCGTTCTTTCAATGGTACCACGACGTCCCGCCGAACAACCAGACCATCTACGACGCGATCACCTTCACGAAGCAGCCGGACAACTCGTATCGCTACACGAACGTGAACTTCTTCCCGCTCACCGGGAAGGGCTTTGGAAATTACTTGTCCACCGGCAAGAACTTCCATTTCACGAGCCAGCTTCGCTATCCGTTCACCTTCGCGGGGGGCGAGGCGCTCAATTTTGCGGGTGACGACGACGTGTGGGTGTTCATCAACGGCCGGCTGGTCGTCGACCTCGGCGGTATCCATGGCCCGCTCGCAGGGAGCGTCACGCTCACGCCCGCGGTCGCGGCCGCGAACGGTCTCGTCGTGGGCCGCACTTACGCCATCTCGGTCTTTCAGGCCGAGCGACACGTCACGGGCAGCAACTACGTGCTCTCCCTCGCGGGCTTCGAGCGCGCGCGGTCGGCGTGCTCGTTCCCTGGCGGCCAGACGATCATTCGCGACTACGCCGCCACCTGCCCGCCCGGCCACGTGGCGAAGTGGCAGCTCTTCCAGTGGCGCGCGGCCGTGCCCAGCGGCGGAAAGATCGACTTCCGCGCGGCGACGGCGGCCACGCAGGCCGCGCTCCCGCCCGGGCCGGGGCCCGCGCCCCTGACCGTCGGGATTGGCACCGCCGACGCCGTGAACAGCCCGCTGCTCGGGCCCGTTCTGTGGCGCAACGAGGTCGACGGCTTCGCGCAGCCGGTGCCGGTCTCGCAGAGTCTCCGCACCGAGGCCGGTGTTGGCTCGCAGTCGTGGCTCCGCGTCTACATGTCGTTCACGACCGGGGCAGGCTCGCCGCGCCTCGACGAGTGGCGACAGCTCTACGACTGCGCGCCCGACGAGTAGCCAACCCAAACGGGCTGCTGATCGTCGCGAGTTATTCCGGCTAGTCCCCTGGAAGCGTGATCCCTTCCAGAAGTCGCGCGGCTCGGCCTTTCGCCACAAGGGAGCGAGGGGGTGTCCCGTTTTCGGCGGCGGTGGGAGGATACTCATGTTCGAGGGTCGGCGGTCTCGCGCGGTCACCCCCGAAACCACTGCCCCCTGAGCGCAAAGCGCCGCCTCCACCGCGCGGAACGACGACCGAGTTGAGGACGGGCCCGCCGCCGCCGAAGACGGGGCACCCCCTCGCTCCCCCTCTCGCTCCTCGGAATGACACCGAAGACCGGACTTCTGATACGAACCACGACTCCAGGGGACTAGCCGCCCGTTTGCGCCATGCTGAACGGCACTCGGTCGACGTCGACGTCGGGGTGATGGCTGCGCTTGCCGGAGAAGCCGCGGTCGAGCCGCGCGCCTAGCTCCGCTGCGTCGCCGCCGGCGAGCGCCCCGCGGAGATCGATCCCACCGGACTCGTAGAGGCACCCTAGAAGGCGCCCCTCGGCGCTCAGGCGCATTCGGTTGCAGTCTGCACAGAATGGCTGCGTGTCCGAGGCGATGATCCCGAACTCGAGGCCGTCGTCGGCGCGAAACCGCGCGGCCGGCGCGCTCGCCTCGCGACGCGGCACCGGCGTCGCGCCCCCGTGGGCGGCGAGGGCGTCGGCGATGGCCTGCCCGGTCATGAACACCGACCGCGTGTACTCGGCGGCGCTCCCCGTGTTCATGAGCTCGATGAACCGGACCTCGACGCCGGTCTTCCGAGACCACGCGAGGAAGTCGCCGAGCTCGTCGTCGTTGTGGCCTCGCTGGACGACCACGTTGAGCTTCACCTCCGCCAACAAATCGTGCGCCGCGAGCGTGGCCGCGAGCACCTCGCCCACGTCGCCGTCGCCCATGAGCGCTCGGTAGCGCTCGGGTCGCAGGCTGTCGACGTGAACGGTCGCGCGGGTGATGCCGGCCTCGGCCAGCGCGGGGAGGCGCTCGGCGAGGTGTTGGCCGTTGGTCGTGAGCGCGAGCGTCGCCTCGGGCGCGCCGCGCCGAAAGGCCGCCACGACCGCCGGAAGATCGCGGCGGAGCAGCGGCTCGCCGCCGGTGAAGCGCACCTTGGTGACGCCGCGCGCGGCGAAGAGCGGCGCGAGCGAGGCGTAGTCGTCCGCGGTGAGTCGCGAGGCCTGCTCGACGTACGGCGCCACCGCGCCCGGGCGGCAGTAGGGGCACCGGTACTGGCAGCGGTCGAGCACGCTCACGCGGAGCGTCCACGTCGACGGCGCGCGAACCGGCGACGCGGCTTCGCGGAACATCAGGCTTCGTCTCGACCAACCCACGGGAGACACCCTAGCCTCGCCGGACACGTGGGTCCACGGCGTGGAGTCCGCGCCGTGCGCGACGCAAGTGGCGCGCGTGCACGCAAGCAGTGCACCTCGGCCTCACCAGGCGCCGGCGGCCGCGCACTTCGCACCTGGCACGGACGGTGCTGTGGGTGGGCATGCTCCCCGCCGCGCGCCCCGCACACACTGACGCTCTCCGCAGCCAGCCAACGCCTTTCGACGAGCGCCCCATGCTCGCGATCTGGGAGCTGACGCAGGCGTGCGAGCTCGCGTGTGTGCACTGCCGCGCCTCGGCCGTGAAGCACCGCGATCCGCTCGAGCTCACGACGGTCGAGGGCAAGAAGCTCCTCGACGACGTCGCGGCCATGGGGACGCCGCTCTTCGTGTTCACGGGCGGCGATCCAGCGAGCCGCCCCGACCTGGTCGAGCTCGTCCGCCACGGGGCGCAAGCGGGCCTCATCGTGGCGGTCACCCCGTCGGGGACCGCGCTCTTCCAGCGCCCGCTCCTCGAGGAGCTCAAGGCCGCCGGCATGGCGCGGCTCGCGGTCTCGGTGGACGGCCCGGACGCCGCGACGCACGACGGCTTCCGTCGGGTCGCGGGCAGCTTCGAGCACTCGATCCGCATCCTCGAGGACGCGCGAGATCTCGGCGTCGAGCGCCAGATCAACCTGACCCTCGCGCCGCACAACGTCGATCGGCTCGGCGAGATGGCCGCCCTCGCGGAGCGCCTGGGCGTCACGCTGCTCAGCGTGTTCGTCGTGGTCCCTACGGGCCGCGCCGACGCCGCGCTCATGCTCCCCGCCGACCGGCTCGAGCGCGCCTTCGAGGAGCTCGCCGACCTCTCCGAGGGCGCGAGCTTCGACGTGAAGACCACGGCGGCGCCTCACTTTCGTCGCGTGCTCCTCGAGCGGCGCGCGCGGCTCTCCGCGGTGGGCGTGTCTCACGACGTCGACGCCGAGGGGAACGTGCTCGGGCCGCGCGGCATCAACGACGGCACCGGCTTCGTCTTCGTGTCGCACCGAGGCGACATCTTTCCGAGCGGCTTCCTGCCCGTGCGTGCCGGCAACGTCCGGAAGGACGCGATCGCCGACGTGTACCGAACGAGCCCCATCTTCCAACAGCTTCGCGACACGAGCCAGCTCACCGGCAAATGCGGGGTGTGCCCGTTCAAGCGCGTCTGCGGCGGGTCGCGCGCGCGCGCCTGGGCGGTGGAGCATGATCTCTCGGCCTCCGACCCTGCGTGCGCCTATGTGCCGCGCGGCTGGTCCGGAGGCGCCTGACACGACTCGCCGCGATGCGCGGGCGCGCGCTCTCTCAGCGCGCCGCGGGGCGCACGGCGACCCACGTCAGCACGTCGAGCCCCTCGCCGGGATCGGTCTCGATGCGCTTCCCGTCGGCGGAGACGCGCCCCTTTGCGGCCACGCGGGGGAGCCCGCCCTTGTTGTCGTTCGTGAGGATGTCGTCGCTCATGACGACGAGCTCCACCGCGCTCCCGGCCGGGAGCCCGCCGGCCTCGTCGAGCGTGAGCGCGACAGGTTTCGACGGCTTGGCCTGGAACGGCG
This sequence is a window from Myxococcales bacterium. Protein-coding genes within it:
- a CDS encoding radical SAM protein translates to MFREAASPVRAPSTWTLRVSVLDRCQYRCPYCRPGAVAPYVEQASRLTADDYASLAPLFAARGVTKVRFTGGEPLLRRDLPAVVAAFRRGAPEATLALTTNGQHLAERLPALAEAGITRATVHVDSLRPERYRALMGDGDVGEVLAATLAAHDLLAEVKLNVVVQRGHNDDELGDFLAWSRKTGVEVRFIELMNTGSAAEYTRSVFMTGQAIADALAAHGGATPVPRREASAPAARFRADDGLEFGIIASDTQPFCADCNRMRLSAEGRLLGCLYESGGIDLRGALAGGDAAELGARLDRGFSGKRSHHPDVDVDRVPFSMAQTGG
- a CDS encoding fibro-slime domain-containing protein gives rise to the protein MAQRRWRSLSIGLALAVGGIVAACGDASLPAGVGPGGAAGPACAVPAEGCGCSPGAVTECGVEVRGDENFIWCEKGTRTCSAGKWGACVGSGQVSVKSRPASLASAPAAPGGMRLANLGSQVTCGSLGLNPCDPYCQVTSDTPGGFNPGPGFGSSGGGIVVLATCGSGTLSGGEECDDGNSADGDGCSSLCIVEAGFQCPTPGAPCVASTCGNGVKEGAERCDDGNTIPYDGCSPTCQREASCPGGGECVAVCGDGLKFPTEACDDGNTTDGDGCSATCAVEAGATCVTLNSGLPPTIDVPIIYRDFTPATNPDFEGGYGGAQTGIVQPQLAPDGTPQFLATKGVITNAASFFQWYHDVPPNNQTIYDAITFTKQPDNSYRYTNVNFFPLTGKGFGNYLSTGKNFHFTSQLRYPFTFAGGEALNFAGDDDVWVFINGRLVVDLGGIHGPLAGSVTLTPAVAAANGLVVGRTYAISVFQAERHVTGSNYVLSLAGFERARSACSFPGGQTIIRDYAATCPPGHVAKWQLFQWRAAVPSGGKIDFRAATAATQAALPPGPGPAPLTVGIGTADAVNSPLLGPVLWRNEVDGFAQPVPVSQSLRTEAGVGSQSWLRVYMSFTTGAGSPRLDEWRQLYDCAPDE
- a CDS encoding TIGR04053 family radical SAM/SPASM domain-containing protein encodes the protein MLPAARPAHTDALRSQPTPFDERPMLAIWELTQACELACVHCRASAVKHRDPLELTTVEGKKLLDDVAAMGTPLFVFTGGDPASRPDLVELVRHGAQAGLIVAVTPSGTALFQRPLLEELKAAGMARLAVSVDGPDAATHDGFRRVAGSFEHSIRILEDARDLGVERQINLTLAPHNVDRLGEMAALAERLGVTLLSVFVVVPTGRADAALMLPADRLERAFEELADLSEGASFDVKTTAAPHFRRVLLERRARLSAVGVSHDVDAEGNVLGPRGINDGTGFVFVSHRGDIFPSGFLPVRAGNVRKDAIADVYRTSPIFQQLRDTSQLTGKCGVCPFKRVCGGSRARAWAVEHDLSASDPACAYVPRGWSGGA